The proteins below come from a single Cannabis sativa cultivar Pink pepper isolate KNU-18-1 chromosome 3, ASM2916894v1, whole genome shotgun sequence genomic window:
- the LOC133036294 gene encoding uncharacterized protein LOC133036294 yields the protein MAAYTGNSDPSDHLSQFNRVMTVMRVSNDGSVEEWFKKLEPGSVDYWNKLQTSIRRQFVVARKANLEVSALTNIKQLPTETLKNFIKRFKEEASKTKKVNDGQQLALLQAGIRTGTSLWNELHQGQALSPASSHFGNPSGISGQVPSHSAPTASLAGPSQGSRSKRSSKGSNRTGDKRQKRGYTPQYTQYMELMDSQERAYFATRQNTHYRRPPPLYRDSSRRDPNKRCEYHNDN from the exons atggcagcttatactggGAACTCGGACCCAAGCGATCACCTGTCACagttcaaccgagtcatgacagtcatgagagtcagcaatgacgggTCCGTGgaagaatggttcaagaaactggagCCAGGATCCGTGGACTACTGGAATAAGCTGCAAACCAGcatccggagacagtttgtcgtcGCAAGGAAAGCTAATCTGGAGGTcagcgccttgactaacatcaagcagctgcctaCGGAGACATTGAAGAATTTCATAAAGAGGTTTAAGGAAGAAGCCTCAAAGACCAAGAAAGTCAATGATGGACAACAACTTGCTCTTCTtcaagcaggcatccgtacagggacttCGTTGTGGAACGAGTTACA tcagggccaggccttaTCCCCTGCATCTTCTCATTTTGGGAACCCTTCTGGGATAAGTGGACAAGTCCCGTCTCACTCCGCTCCGACCGCAAGCTTAGCAGGTCCCTCTCAAGGCTCTCGGAGCAAGAGGTCCTCAAAAGGCAGCAACCGGACAGGGGATAAGCggcagaaaagggggtacactcctCAGTACACCCAGTACATGGAGTTAATGGACTCCCAGGAGCGTGCGTATTtcgctactaggcaaaatacgcactaccggagaccgccTCCTCTGTACAgggatagctcccggagggatcccaacaaaaggtgcgagtaccacaatgaCAATTga